In one window of Leptospira sp. GIMC2001 DNA:
- a CDS encoding DUF1289 domain-containing protein, with amino-acid sequence MKVSSPCTKVCFIDPSTGLCEGCYRSLEEIGLWSSYSLEKREEILSDLNLRKKSMKLELT; translated from the coding sequence ATGAAAGTATCATCTCCATGCACAAAAGTTTGCTTCATTGATCCATCAACTGGACTCTGTGAAGGTTGCTATCGAAGTCTGGAAGAAATTGGCCTTTGGTCTAGCTATAGTTTAGAGAAAAGAGAAGAGATTCTGTCCGATCTGAATTTAAGAAAAAAATCAATGAAACTTGAATTAACGTAG
- a CDS encoding NAD(P)/FAD-dependent oxidoreductase — protein MKNRVAVLGGGAAGFFSSIKIAENPNFEVSLLEKSRNFLSKVRISGGGRCNVTHNLMDPIEFSKRYPRGSKELQWALQEFGALETIEWFKSHGVKLKAESDGRMFPVTDSSETIINCLYSQAEKHKVQILGDQEIISIHKNSETDMIDLTWKDGETKSYKYLVIATGSSKRVWTWLEAMGHRIIDPVPSIFTFKFTDHRIQDLSGLAFPQAEVSLPKYKISAIGPVLITHGGLSGPAILRLSAWAARELFACDYNAELKINFLPGCNLQETKKILEEHKIKLNSKGLQNSPFEIPKRYWNSILEYCQISSTKIWNQISSKELMSIAEQLQSATFQIVGKGEFKEEFVTAGGVHRKDVNFSTMESRIVPGIFFAGEVLDVDGITGGFNFQNAWTTAHIAAKTIKSRI, from the coding sequence ATGAAGAATCGTGTTGCTGTATTAGGTGGCGGAGCGGCTGGTTTTTTTTCATCAATAAAGATTGCCGAGAATCCGAATTTTGAAGTAAGCTTGCTAGAAAAGTCAAGAAATTTCTTGAGTAAAGTTCGAATATCTGGCGGTGGACGATGTAACGTAACTCATAATTTGATGGATCCGATTGAATTCAGCAAGAGATATCCGAGAGGATCGAAAGAATTGCAATGGGCATTGCAAGAATTTGGTGCCCTAGAAACAATAGAATGGTTTAAATCACATGGAGTTAAATTAAAAGCCGAATCTGATGGACGAATGTTTCCGGTCACAGATTCTTCCGAAACAATAATCAATTGTTTGTATTCTCAAGCTGAGAAACACAAGGTTCAAATTCTCGGTGATCAAGAAATTATTTCGATTCATAAGAATTCCGAAACTGATATGATTGACCTCACTTGGAAGGATGGTGAAACCAAATCGTATAAATATCTTGTTATCGCTACAGGATCTTCGAAGCGAGTATGGACTTGGCTTGAGGCTATGGGTCATAGAATTATCGATCCTGTTCCTTCCATTTTTACTTTCAAATTTACAGATCACCGCATCCAAGATCTGAGCGGACTTGCTTTTCCGCAGGCAGAAGTTAGTCTTCCTAAATACAAAATATCTGCAATCGGACCTGTATTAATTACTCACGGGGGACTGAGTGGGCCTGCGATTCTAAGACTTTCAGCTTGGGCTGCACGGGAATTATTTGCTTGCGACTATAATGCAGAATTGAAAATCAATTTTTTGCCAGGATGCAATCTGCAAGAAACCAAAAAAATACTAGAGGAACATAAAATAAAATTGAATAGCAAAGGATTGCAGAATTCTCCCTTTGAGATTCCGAAAAGATATTGGAATTCAATTTTGGAATATTGCCAAATTTCCAGCACGAAAATCTGGAATCAAATCTCTTCTAAAGAATTAATGTCTATCGCCGAACAATTGCAAAGTGCTACTTTTCAGATCGTTGGAAAGGGTGAATTCAAAGAAGAATTTGTAACAGCTGGAGGTGTTCATCGCAAGGATGTAAACTTTTCAACAATGGAAAGTCGAATCGTGCCTGGAATTTTCTTCGCCGGAGAAGTTTTGGATGTCGATGGAATCACAGGAGGTTTCAACTTTCAAAATGCATGGACGACCGCTCATATAGCCGCAAAAACAATCAAAAGTAGAATATAA
- a CDS encoding sulfite exporter TauE/SafE family protein: MSFAIISAAFLQGLFGSVHCLGMCGPFVLLLHSRNGSGIISNLIYNIGRSISYSTIGFLLGMVGFGSNKYFYADLGLYLGSSLVLILGIGYIFPFFPKFFNQGSPAFITKWVSGFLKRINNVKILSFLIGIVSGLLPCGLLYPAYSLSLLTSHPVSGALVMFAFSLGTYPMIIGLGLSGQKVLQMFQNRQYKVFLGILLVIIAISTIFNRINLKPEEGEECHTETDSGSKEE, translated from the coding sequence ATGAGCTTTGCCATTATCAGTGCAGCTTTTCTCCAAGGATTGTTCGGTTCAGTCCATTGTCTCGGAATGTGTGGACCCTTTGTTCTTCTTTTGCACTCAAGAAATGGATCAGGAATTATTTCCAATTTGATCTACAATATTGGAAGATCCATTTCCTATTCAACGATTGGTTTTCTGCTTGGAATGGTTGGCTTTGGATCGAATAAATATTTTTATGCAGATCTAGGGTTGTATCTTGGAAGTAGTTTAGTTTTAATATTAGGGATTGGTTATATATTTCCATTTTTCCCAAAATTCTTCAACCAAGGATCGCCTGCTTTTATAACTAAATGGGTAAGTGGATTTCTTAAGAGAATCAACAATGTGAAAATTCTATCCTTCCTCATTGGAATCGTTTCGGGGCTTTTGCCTTGCGGTCTACTTTATCCTGCCTATTCACTTTCGCTTCTAACATCTCATCCTGTCTCGGGTGCTCTCGTGATGTTTGCATTTAGTCTTGGAACCTATCCTATGATTATTGGGCTTGGATTAAGCGGACAGAAAGTTCTGCAAATGTTTCAAAATCGCCAATACAAAGTCTTTTTGGGAATTTTGCTTGTCATAATTGCGATAAGTACTATTTTTAACAGAATCAACCTCAAGCCTGAAGAAGGTGAAGAGTGTCATACAGAAACAGATTCCGGGAGCAAAGAAGAATGA
- a CDS encoding DUF962 domain-containing protein, which translates to MEYKTLKEFWPYYLSEHSNPTNRLLHFIGSWIAIGFLICTIYTLNAFFLIGAVLSGYAFAWVGHFLIEKNRPATFKYPFKSLVSDWIMFYYILTGQIQKELDKNKG; encoded by the coding sequence ATGGAATACAAAACACTAAAAGAATTCTGGCCTTATTATTTATCGGAGCATTCGAATCCAACAAATCGTTTACTGCATTTCATCGGCTCTTGGATTGCAATAGGGTTTTTAATATGTACCATTTATACATTGAATGCTTTCTTCCTGATTGGCGCTGTACTTTCAGGCTATGCCTTCGCTTGGGTCGGTCATTTTTTGATAGAAAAGAATCGTCCTGCCACTTTCAAATACCCTTTCAAGTCTCTGGTTTCCGACTGGATCATGTTCTATTATATTTTAACAGGACAGATTCAGAAAGAATTAGATAAAAACAAAGGATAA
- a CDS encoding copper chaperone PCu(A)C, producing the protein MNFNYRMIPIAFIFILVLNVANCSEKTVVGDGLIFDQAVIRPIPETNITTSGYISITNHGEPDRLVSANVDWAEACEIHSMKEEAGMMKMRKVDEGFPIASHSSLILKPGGNHLMFINLKRKIKLGDSLKVRLNFEKMGTKEIDFQVADPNSMDSQTGSESHEGHKH; encoded by the coding sequence ATGAACTTTAACTATAGAATGATTCCAATTGCTTTTATTTTTATCCTAGTGTTGAATGTTGCGAACTGTTCAGAAAAAACAGTAGTCGGTGATGGATTGATTTTTGATCAAGCAGTCATTCGTCCGATTCCTGAAACCAATATTACTACATCAGGATATATTTCTATTACTAACCATGGAGAACCTGATAGATTAGTAAGCGCCAATGTAGATTGGGCTGAAGCCTGTGAAATCCATTCCATGAAAGAAGAGGCTGGGATGATGAAGATGCGCAAAGTGGATGAAGGTTTTCCAATTGCATCTCATTCATCTTTGATTTTGAAGCCTGGTGGCAATCATTTGATGTTTATCAATCTTAAGCGTAAGATAAAGTTAGGCGATTCCCTCAAAGTTCGTTTGAATTTCGAAAAGATGGGAACAAAAGAAATTGATTTCCAAGTTGCGGATCCCAATTCCATGGATTCTCAGACAGGTTCTGAATCACACGAAGGTCATAAGCATTGA
- a CDS encoding DMT family transporter has translation MSSHAKGIIYVLLGAVFFSAKAVFVKLAYLEGLDSIETLSLRVSFALPFYLASVIWIFSKKSDSRPQHDYKLYFLTIVYGFLGYYLASYFDFLGLQYITASLERLVLFVYPTFVVILNFIFYKKRIRWIDVFALVITYFGVALAYIHDVQLGGDKVTLGASLILLSAITYAVYLMGSGNLIPKLGSNLFTSIAMITACVIILFHFSILRDWSRFLEFSPYVYFLGFLLGIFTTVVPSYLVSAGIGKIGSSEASIVSSAGPLSTVILAYILLGEDIGLYQILGTFFVLFGVWMISRKKKTVIPIVESKNQGDQ, from the coding sequence ATGAGTTCACATGCAAAAGGAATAATCTATGTTTTACTAGGTGCTGTTTTTTTCTCAGCAAAGGCAGTCTTCGTAAAGCTTGCTTATCTGGAAGGATTGGATAGCATTGAAACTCTCTCTTTACGTGTATCATTTGCACTTCCATTTTATCTCGCATCCGTAATTTGGATATTCTCTAAAAAATCTGATTCAAGACCTCAGCATGACTATAAACTTTATTTTTTGACGATTGTTTATGGCTTCTTAGGTTATTATCTAGCCAGTTATTTTGATTTTCTCGGGTTGCAATATATCACAGCAAGTTTAGAGAGATTGGTACTATTTGTTTATCCAACATTTGTTGTGATTCTCAATTTTATATTTTATAAAAAAAGAATTCGATGGATAGATGTTTTTGCCTTGGTCATCACATACTTCGGTGTTGCTCTTGCTTATATCCATGATGTTCAACTAGGTGGCGACAAAGTAACATTAGGTGCATCGTTAATATTGCTATCTGCAATCACTTATGCAGTCTATCTTATGGGTTCAGGAAATCTTATTCCTAAGCTTGGTTCCAATCTATTCACATCGATCGCGATGATAACTGCTTGTGTTATCATTTTATTCCATTTTTCCATCTTGCGAGATTGGAGTCGATTTTTGGAGTTCTCACCCTATGTCTATTTTCTGGGATTTTTATTGGGTATTTTTACAACTGTAGTTCCAAGCTATCTTGTGTCGGCAGGTATTGGGAAAATTGGATCCAGCGAGGCGTCCATTGTTTCGAGTGCGGGACCTCTATCAACAGTCATATTGGCATATATATTGTTAGGTGAAGATATCGGATTGTATCAAATCCTTGGAACATTTTTCGTTTTATTTGGCGTCTGGATGATTAGCCGGAAGAAAAAAACCGTAATTCCAATTGTGGAATCCAAAAATCAAGGAGATCAATAA
- a CDS encoding MIP/aquaporin family protein gives MNPFLSAELGEFVGTLVLILLGNGVVAGCLLEKSKSKNGGWIVITAGWAFGVIFGVFSAKLFGSNDAHLNPAVSIGYAIFSSDYSKLITYIPSQIAGAFVGANLVYLQYLPHWKEKNDPGAILAIFSTEPAINHSFSNLISEFIGTFILIIGIYGIYNASIPDLNPHFGTFLVGLLVWAIGLSLGGTTGYAINPARDLGPRIAHSFLPIPGKGSSRWTYSWIPILAPILGAISAGILILSLKL, from the coding sequence ATGAATCCATTTTTGAGTGCTGAGCTAGGCGAATTCGTAGGAACTCTTGTTCTTATTTTATTAGGTAACGGTGTTGTAGCTGGTTGCCTTTTAGAAAAATCGAAATCCAAGAACGGTGGCTGGATTGTGATCACTGCAGGATGGGCCTTCGGTGTAATTTTTGGAGTTTTCTCAGCGAAGCTTTTCGGAAGCAATGATGCCCATTTGAATCCAGCAGTTAGCATAGGTTATGCGATTTTTTCCAGTGACTATTCAAAACTCATTACTTATATCCCAAGTCAAATTGCTGGAGCCTTCGTTGGAGCAAATTTAGTCTATCTTCAATATTTACCGCATTGGAAAGAAAAAAATGACCCCGGAGCAATTCTTGCGATATTTTCAACTGAGCCTGCAATCAATCATAGTTTCTCCAATCTAATCAGTGAGTTTATTGGAACTTTTATTTTGATCATTGGTATATACGGAATTTATAATGCGTCAATTCCAGATCTCAATCCTCATTTTGGAACATTTCTAGTTGGTCTTCTGGTCTGGGCGATTGGTCTTTCATTAGGTGGAACAACTGGATATGCGATCAACCCAGCCAGAGACTTAGGTCCAAGAATTGCTCATAGTTTTCTACCTATTCCGGGCAAAGGATCATCAAGATGGACATATTCTTGGATTCCAATACTTGCACCAATTCTTGGTGCGATCTCTGCAGGAATATTGATTCTCTCGCTTAAACTCTAG
- a CDS encoding voltage-gated chloride channel family protein, with protein sequence MKIIKNKNNKYFLAQYKLLAGFFRWSLIAIVVGIFAGSASAIFLVSLDWVTVYRETNPQIIWGLPICGLIIGFIYYYLGSSIVRGNNLLIDEIHDSKKIIPLRMAPLVFFGTIATHLFGGSAGREGTAVQMGASLADQLTHIIRFKKTERSILIVMGIAAGFSSVFGTPLAGAVFGMEVFLLGRMRYDAIYPSFLVAIIADWVTTSWGVGHRMYQVDSIPGISPEYLCYAIAAGIVFGFQARFFSVSSHWMSGQFSRFIKYPPFRPFIGGLAFAAFVWLTDSYQYMGLGIDVIADSFENIQPIYSFIIKSIYTSFTLGAGFKGGEVTPLFFIGSTLGNTMSNFMPLPMGLLACMGFVAVFAGAANTPLACTLMAMEIFGTEIGIYAGIACVVSYISSGHTGIYSSQIIYYPKHGKSLRSIGKRISELKK encoded by the coding sequence ATGAAAATTATCAAAAATAAAAATAATAAATATTTCTTGGCTCAATATAAACTCCTCGCTGGTTTCTTTCGATGGAGCTTAATTGCTATCGTCGTTGGAATCTTTGCGGGATCTGCTTCTGCAATATTTTTGGTATCCTTAGATTGGGTCACTGTTTATCGAGAAACTAATCCGCAAATAATTTGGGGTTTGCCAATCTGCGGTTTAATCATTGGTTTTATTTATTACTATCTGGGATCATCTATCGTTCGTGGAAATAATTTGTTGATAGATGAGATCCATGATTCCAAGAAAATCATTCCATTAAGGATGGCGCCACTTGTTTTTTTCGGAACGATAGCCACTCATCTTTTTGGTGGTTCTGCTGGACGTGAAGGTACTGCGGTGCAAATGGGTGCATCACTTGCGGATCAACTCACGCATATTATTCGTTTCAAAAAAACGGAAAGGTCGATTCTGATTGTGATGGGAATTGCAGCTGGATTTTCATCAGTATTTGGAACACCATTGGCGGGAGCTGTATTCGGTATGGAAGTTTTTTTACTTGGTCGAATGCGCTATGATGCAATATACCCCAGTTTTCTTGTAGCAATTATCGCAGATTGGGTTACAACCAGTTGGGGAGTTGGACATCGAATGTATCAAGTAGATTCTATTCCCGGAATTAGTCCAGAATATTTATGTTATGCAATTGCTGCAGGAATTGTGTTTGGGTTCCAAGCTAGGTTCTTCTCAGTGAGTTCACATTGGATGAGTGGACAGTTTTCCAGGTTTATAAAATATCCTCCGTTTCGACCATTTATTGGTGGGTTGGCTTTTGCAGCCTTCGTTTGGCTGACAGATAGTTATCAATATATGGGTCTTGGAATAGATGTGATTGCCGATAGCTTCGAGAATATTCAACCAATTTATTCTTTTATTATCAAATCTATCTACACATCCTTTACATTGGGTGCAGGCTTTAAGGGTGGGGAGGTTACTCCATTATTTTTTATAGGATCTACTTTAGGTAACACAATGTCCAATTTTATGCCGCTTCCAATGGGCTTACTTGCTTGTATGGGTTTTGTTGCTGTCTTTGCTGGTGCCGCCAATACACCGTTAGCCTGCACACTTATGGCAATGGAGATTTTTGGAACAGAAATTGGAATCTATGCAGGTATAGCCTGTGTTGTTTCTTATATAAGTTCTGGTCACACAGGTATCTATTCATCACAAATAATTTATTATCCCAAGCACGGGAAGTCACTTAGATCAATTGGAAAGAGAATCTCAGAGTTAAAAAAATGA
- a CDS encoding SH3 domain-containing protein has translation MRIKIKSLACIGLFLVFPINSDEIQTKELFYKRKAVLNHFNIFLGDHLLDVLMNSTSNPARGGYENKEYYMFMRPEKFPGEDINYSIGIRNTRVEGLDGNSFLVYYFKEDELKMITSTASFIPDKFDYSLTGIVIREGLAYEFEHGKLRIVSCLHKPSNITNFSLLMKKQYCGDRIFIKENSDVELVEQTKEKCSTTCNGYIPVRFPGSYIVTGSNTNLRNQPSTEGKILDKLQRNQKIILLEDTGKHQYFPEGLISATWVKIRTESGKEGFVHGAYLRAPGEPDIYEIMRKAEEWKKANRK, from the coding sequence ATGCGGATTAAAATTAAATCCTTAGCCTGTATTGGTTTATTTCTTGTTTTTCCAATAAATTCCGACGAGATACAGACAAAAGAACTCTTTTATAAGAGGAAGGCTGTATTAAATCATTTTAATATATTCCTCGGCGATCATTTATTAGATGTTTTAATGAATTCAACTTCTAATCCGGCTCGTGGGGGTTATGAGAATAAAGAATACTATATGTTCATGAGACCTGAAAAATTCCCAGGAGAGGATATCAATTATTCGATAGGGATCAGAAATACTCGAGTAGAAGGGCTTGATGGAAACTCCTTTCTGGTTTATTATTTCAAGGAAGATGAGTTAAAAATGATTACTTCAACTGCAAGTTTTATTCCTGATAAATTTGACTATAGTTTGACAGGAATTGTGATCAGAGAAGGACTTGCTTATGAATTTGAACACGGAAAATTAAGGATTGTTAGTTGTCTCCATAAACCGTCGAATATAACCAACTTTTCTTTATTGATGAAAAAACAGTACTGCGGCGATAGGATTTTTATAAAAGAAAATTCTGATGTTGAATTAGTCGAACAAACTAAAGAAAAATGTTCAACAACTTGCAATGGGTATATACCTGTCCGCTTTCCTGGTTCATATATTGTGACAGGAAGCAACACCAATCTTCGCAACCAACCATCTACAGAAGGAAAAATACTAGATAAATTACAAAGAAATCAAAAAATAATTCTGCTCGAAGACACAGGCAAGCATCAATATTTTCCTGAGGGCTTAATTTCTGCAACCTGGGTTAAGATAAGAACAGAATCTGGCAAAGAGGGTTTTGTTCATGGCGCATACTTACGAGCGCCAGGTGAACCAGATATATATGAGATTATGCGCAAAGCGGAAGAATGGAAGAAGGCAAATCGAAAGTGA
- a CDS encoding sulfite exporter TauE/SafE family protein, whose protein sequence is MEFIFFYLIAGILVGLLAGLFGVGGGIIMVPILTFSFVQMGFSREILFHLAIGTSLATILFTSIVSLLTHHRNQAVIWKVVLFLSPGVVAGTLLGSLFAANLKSQELKYIFIFFIYLFSFKMLFSKKKKSILDDSNIEKANIVSSDSPEPKLPHFAVQSFTGLLIGISSALVGVGGGVFTSSYLILFRTPIHLAIGTAAAIGFPIALSGGVGFIYNGWNNQLLPDGSSGFVYWPAVAGLVVASMPFAYIGAKISHRLPKDRLRQIFAIFLMSMATIMLVS, encoded by the coding sequence ATGGAATTTATCTTTTTCTATTTGATAGCTGGGATTTTGGTTGGTTTGCTTGCTGGTCTTTTTGGCGTGGGTGGTGGAATCATCATGGTTCCGATTCTGACATTTAGTTTTGTTCAGATGGGTTTCTCAAGAGAAATTCTTTTTCATTTGGCGATTGGTACTTCACTTGCTACCATACTTTTTACTTCAATTGTATCTCTATTGACTCATCATCGCAATCAAGCTGTTATATGGAAAGTAGTTCTATTCTTGAGTCCAGGTGTGGTTGCTGGAACTTTACTTGGATCCTTATTTGCAGCAAATCTTAAGAGTCAAGAATTGAAATATATTTTTATATTTTTTATTTATTTGTTCTCTTTTAAAATGCTTTTTAGCAAAAAAAAGAAATCCATTCTTGATGATTCTAATATAGAAAAAGCGAATATTGTATCATCAGATTCACCGGAACCAAAGCTTCCGCATTTTGCAGTCCAATCTTTTACCGGTCTTTTGATCGGTATCAGCTCAGCATTGGTAGGTGTTGGAGGAGGAGTTTTTACTTCTAGTTATCTCATTCTTTTTCGAACACCCATCCATTTGGCAATTGGAACAGCAGCCGCAATTGGTTTTCCTATTGCTCTGAGCGGAGGTGTAGGTTTTATCTATAACGGTTGGAACAATCAATTATTGCCGGACGGAAGTTCTGGCTTTGTCTATTGGCCAGCTGTTGCAGGATTGGTTGTTGCGAGTATGCCTTTTGCTTATATTGGTGCAAAGATTTCACATCGTCTACCTAAAGATCGACTGAGACAGATTTTCGCAATTTTTCTAATGAGCATGGCGACAATCATGCTTGTAAGTTAG
- a CDS encoding LIC_10421 family protein: protein MKITKILISLLIIQSLSSFSFLFALDQSTKLRLMEEALIESAITPEQKSAVAAYMNKIAEEKLALAQKLRERANSPRAGKVAYKNAERKELIRKAERLESEAKRYKDF from the coding sequence ATGAAAATCACAAAAATTCTTATATCATTATTGATTATACAATCCCTATCATCTTTTTCTTTTTTATTTGCGCTCGATCAGAGTACAAAACTCAGACTTATGGAAGAAGCCCTGATTGAATCGGCAATAACGCCTGAACAAAAATCGGCAGTTGCAGCTTACATGAATAAAATTGCCGAAGAAAAGTTAGCCTTAGCTCAAAAGCTTCGGGAACGTGCAAATAGTCCTCGTGCAGGCAAAGTCGCTTATAAAAATGCGGAAAGAAAAGAGCTCATTCGCAAGGCTGAACGTTTAGAATCAGAGGCAAAAAGATACAAAGATTTTTGA
- a CDS encoding alpha/beta hydrolase, which translates to MKKAGKIFGGVIGFLAVVITTTYYIDYPSYSYEHSTLPATFEEFYDMKLAESKAKNARPGNNERLVRYSKGKTPIAILYIHGFGASRGEGEYVGDAIAEKFKANLYYLRLPGHGTNIEDHRETGFQEYLKTAEDTFLMMDRLGDKVVVIGTSMGGLLSTYLASKYPDKIHGLILASPFYDFRDKSGNVYSFIWGKQLVNTLYGDLRKNKKNDRDDAAFNYWYRDQYYEAVQNISNLKRVIANSEVYEKVTVPVLMFYYYKSEEDQDSTADVSRMLEVFDEFGKATQPNPLNKKVQIENGAHVLMSEYVKSDKELIIKEIEEFITKIK; encoded by the coding sequence ATGAAAAAGGCTGGCAAAATTTTCGGAGGAGTGATTGGGTTCCTCGCCGTGGTGATCACAACAACTTATTATATTGATTACCCTTCATACAGTTATGAACACAGCACACTTCCAGCTACATTCGAAGAATTTTACGATATGAAGCTTGCGGAAAGTAAAGCAAAGAACGCAAGACCTGGAAACAACGAACGATTGGTTCGGTATTCAAAGGGCAAAACTCCAATCGCTATTTTGTATATTCATGGTTTCGGTGCATCTCGTGGAGAAGGCGAATATGTTGGAGATGCAATCGCAGAAAAATTCAAAGCGAATCTCTATTATTTAAGACTTCCTGGACATGGCACAAATATTGAAGACCATCGTGAAACAGGTTTTCAAGAATATCTAAAAACCGCAGAAGATACTTTTCTTATGATGGATCGATTGGGTGATAAAGTTGTTGTAATCGGAACTAGTATGGGCGGACTTTTATCCACTTATCTTGCATCAAAGTATCCTGATAAGATTCATGGTTTGATTCTCGCTTCTCCCTTCTACGACTTCCGTGATAAGTCTGGAAATGTTTATAGTTTTATCTGGGGCAAGCAATTGGTTAACACTCTCTATGGTGACCTAAGAAAAAATAAAAAGAATGATAGAGATGATGCTGCCTTTAATTATTGGTATCGTGATCAATACTATGAAGCTGTTCAGAATATTTCTAATCTTAAGAGAGTCATAGCCAATTCAGAAGTATATGAAAAAGTTACTGTTCCCGTCTTAATGTTCTATTACTATAAATCAGAAGAAGACCAAGATTCCACAGCCGATGTGAGTAGAATGTTGGAAGTGTTCGACGAATTCGGTAAGGCAACTCAACCCAATCCTTTGAACAAAAAAGTTCAAATTGAGAACGGTGCACACGTTCTTATGTCAGAATATGTTAAATCTGATAAAGAACTGATCATCAAAGAAATCGAAGAATTCATCACAAAAATCAAATAG
- a CDS encoding profilin domain protein, translating into MKPKTLKPNDVDTLIATLKKGEDDSIGSYIVKGYRIQISKHNLTGAQRVQMLYKKRRDNGLCIICGTKVTKKNPRSGKLYRLCETHRGLIDKRK; encoded by the coding sequence ATGAAGCCTAAGACACTTAAACCAAATGATGTTGATACTCTCATCGCGACCTTAAAAAAAGGCGAAGATGATTCGATAGGTAGTTATATTGTAAAAGGATATCGCATTCAGATATCCAAACACAACTTAACTGGAGCACAAAGAGTGCAAATGTTGTACAAAAAACGAAGAGATAATGGTCTCTGCATCATTTGTGGAACCAAAGTCACAAAAAAGAACCCTAGATCAGGCAAACTCTATCGGTTATGCGAAACTCATAGAGGATTGATCGATAAACGAAAATAA
- a CDS encoding SCO family protein, translating into MIQKPIVKTKFKSFDRNIDFIQRNLWVRISYLVIVGILFLSTVDCKKEDFTPVGIGGDFSLIGMDGKNWKLSENAKPINLIFFGYTSCPDYCPMTLSKLSKVKKQLGNDADQVQIVFISVDSKKDNYKNIQSYVSFYDPNAIGLVGDKNQIDSVVKLFGAHYEVNDSTIDHSTYLYLLDDKTTTRYLFKHADSPEKIVEIIRLLL; encoded by the coding sequence TTGATCCAAAAACCAATAGTAAAAACCAAATTTAAATCATTCGATAGAAATATAGATTTTATCCAAAGAAATCTCTGGGTTCGAATATCTTACTTGGTTATTGTGGGAATACTTTTTCTCTCAACTGTTGATTGTAAAAAAGAAGATTTCACACCTGTCGGAATTGGAGGAGATTTTAGCTTAATTGGAATGGACGGAAAGAATTGGAAACTATCGGAAAATGCTAAGCCGATCAATCTTATTTTTTTTGGTTACACATCTTGTCCAGACTATTGCCCAATGACTCTGAGTAAACTTTCTAAAGTTAAGAAGCAACTCGGCAATGATGCGGATCAGGTACAAATTGTATTTATCTCGGTTGATTCAAAAAAAGATAATTATAAAAATATTCAATCCTATGTTAGTTTTTATGATCCGAACGCTATTGGACTCGTAGGAGATAAAAATCAAATTGACTCGGTAGTAAAATTATTTGGTGCTCATTATGAGGTGAATGATAGCACAATTGATCATTCAACCTATCTATATCTTCTGGATGACAAAACCACCACAAGATACTTATTCAAACATGCGGATTCTCCTGAAAAGATTGTAGAAATTATCAGGTTGTTGCTTTGA